From the Acidovorax sp. NCPPB 3576 genome, the window GCGGGCGCGCTGCTGTACATCGACCTGGACCAGTTCAAGGTGATCAACGACACCTGCGGCCACCCCGCGGGCGACGAGATGCTGCGCGAGGTCTGCCGCATGCTGCAGCGGGGGCTGCGCGAGGGCGACACGCTGGCGCGGCTGGGAGGCGACGAGTTCGGCGTGCTGCTGCAGGACTGCCCCCACGAAGTGGCCGAGCGCATCGCCGAGCAGATACGCCACCACGCGCAGGAGCTGCGCCTGCCCTGGGGCGCACGCATCCTGCGCACGGGCCTGAGCATCGGGCTGGTGCACCTGACGGCCGATCTCACCAGCCTGCAGGAGGTGCTGCGCGTGGCCGACATGGCCTGCTACGGCGCCAAGGAGCGCGGGCGCAACACGGTCTATGTCTATCAGCTGCAGGACGCTGCCATGTCGCGCCACCTGGACGACATGCACTGGGTGCAGCGCATCCGCCAGGCGCTGGAGCAAAACCACTTTCAGCTCTACATGCAAGAAATCGCCCCCTTGCGGGCCTGCGGCGATGGCGGCTTGCATGTGGAAGTGCTGCTGCGGCTTCAGGGCGATGGCGGCCAGGCGATCTTTCCCGGCGAATTCGTGCCGGCAGCGGAACGCTTCGGCCTGGCGCAGGCGCTGGACCGCTGGGTGTTGGAACACACCTTCGCCGCCCTCGCCGCCCGCCGCCGGCAGCCGCAGGGCCGGCCGATCACGCTGTGCGCCATCAACCTGTCGGGCACCAGCGTGGGCGACGAGACCCTGCTGGAATATCTGCGCGACCAGATGGCGCGCCATGGGGTGCTGGCCGACCAGCTGTGCTTCGAGGTGACCGAGACGGCGGCGATCGCCCATCTGCCCAACGCCATCCGGCTGATCCGCGAACTCAAGCAGCAGGGCTGCCATTTCGCGCTGGACGACTTCGGCGCGGGCATGTCTTCGTTCACGTACCTGCGGCATCTGCCGGTGGACTATCTCAAGATCGACGGCGCCCTGGTGCGCGACATGCTGGAAGACCCCGCCAACCGCGCCATGGTGGAGATGATCAACCACATCGGCCATGTGATGGGCAAGCAGACCATCGCCGAATTCGCCGAAACCCCGGCCATCCTGGAGGCGCTGCGCGCGATGGGCGTGGACCACGCACAGGGGCATGCCATCGGCCGGCCCCAACCGATGCCGCAGGCGTTCGCGCTCGCACCCACCGAGGCGCCCGGGCCGCACGCCCCGTCGCCGGAAGGCTCAGCGCCCCTTGCGGAACGTTTTGCCGGAGGGGGCGCCGCCAGCGGGCTTTCCGGCTAGGCCGGCGCGGGGCGGCAGGCCCGTGTGCTGGGTCAGCATGCGGCCGGCCACGGGTTGCTGCGCGGCTTTGTTGAACGCCACGCCCTTGGCCGGCGCCGCCTTGCGCTGCGCCGTCACCGGCGCCACCGTGCTGTTCTTGCGGCGGGCGCTTTGGTAGCTGCCGTCCGTCATCGGCTGGAAGGTCGGGATCAGGTGGTGCTTGCCGTTGCCGATGAGATCGGCGCGGCCCATGGCCTTCAATGCATCGCGCAGCAGCGGCCAGTTGTTGGGATCGTGGTAGCGCAGGAAGGCCTTGTGCAGGCGCCGGCGCTTGTCGCCGCGCACGATGTCCACCGTCTCGCTGTCGCGCGTGATCTTGCGCAGCGGATTCTTGTTGCTGTGGTACATGGCCGTGGCCGTGGCCATGGGGCTCGGGTAGAAGGTCTGCACCTGGTCGGCGCGAAAACCGTTCTTCTTGAGCCAGATGGCCAGGTGCATCATGTCCTCGTCGCTCGTGCCCGGGTGCGCGGCGATGAAGTACGGGATCAGGAACTGCTTCTTGCCCGCCTCTTCGCTGAACTGCTCGAACATCTGCTTGAACTTGTCATAGCTGCCGATGCCCGGCTTCATCATCTTGGTGAGCGGGCCCTGCTCGGTGTGCTCGGGCGCGATCTTGAGGTAGCCGCCCACGTGGTGCTGCACCAGCTCCTTCACGTATTCGGGCGACTTCACGGCCAGGTCGTAGCGCAGGCCGGAGCCGATCAGGATCTTCTTGATGCCCTTGAGCGCGCGGCCGCGGCGGTAGATCTTGATGAGCGGGCCGTGGTCGGTCGTGAGGTTCTGGCAGATGCCGGGGTACACGCAACTGGGCTTCCTGCAGGCGGCCTCGATCTCGGGGGTCTTGCAGCCCAGGCGGTACATGTTGGCCGTGGGGCCGCCTAAGTCGGAGATGGTGCCGGTGAAGCCGCTCACCTTGTCGCGGATGTCCTCGATCTCCTGAATGATCGAATCCTCGGAGCGGCTCTGGATGATGCGGCCCTCGTGCTCGGTGATCGAGCAGAAGGTGCAGCCGCCGAAGCAGCCGCGCATGATGTTCACGCTGAAGCGGATCATCTCCCACGCCGGGATCTTGGTCGCGCCGTCGTGGCTGCCGTTCTCGTCGGCGTAGCTCGGGTGAGGGCCACGGGCGTAGTGCAGGTCGAACACGTAGTCCATCTCGGCCGTGGTGAGCGGGATGGGCGGCGGGTTGATCCACACGTCGCGCGCCGTTGGCCCTTCGCCGTGGGCCTGCACCAGGGCACGGGCGTTGCCGGGGTTGGTTTCCAGGTGCAGCACGCGGTTGGCGTGGGCGTAGAGCACCGGGTCGCTCCTGACCTGCTCGTAGCTGGGAAGGCGGATCACGCTGCGCTCGCGCGGCGGCACCTTGAGCTTGGCCTTGAGGTTCGGGTTGGCCACGAACAGCATCGGCTGGATGGCCGGGTTGGGCTCGGCGGATTTCAAGCCGTTTTGCCCTTGTGCCCTAGTATCCATTGCCTTGGATGCTATCGAATCAGGAGCATCTTCCTTGCTGCAGGTCGTGCCTTGCGCGGCCGCCTGCTCGCTGGTCGTCATGTAGGGGTTGACGTGTGCCTCGACGCGGCCGGGCTCGTCCACGCTGGTGGAGTCGATCTCGAACCAGCCCTGGCCGGTTTCGTCGTCGGGCCGGCGCACGAAGGCGGTACCGCGCACGTCGGTGATCTGCTCGACGGGCTCGCGCGCGGCCAGGCGGTGGGCCACCTCGACCAGGGCGCGTTCGGCGTTGCCGTACAGCAGCAGATCGCACTTGGCATCCACCACCACGGAGCGGCGCACCTTGTCGCTCCAGTAGTCGTAATGGGCGATGCGGCGCAGGCTGCCTTCGATGCCGCCCAGGATGATGGGCACGTCCTTGTAGGCCTCGCGGCAGCGCTGGCTGTACACGATGGCCGCGCGGTCGGGGCGCTTGCCGCCCACGTCGCCGGGGGTGTAGGCGTCGTCGCTGCGGATCTTCCGGTCGGCGGTGTACCGGTTGATCATGGAATCCATGTTGCCCGCCGTCACGCCCCAGAACAGGTTCGGGCGGCCCAGGGCCTTGAAGGCATCGGCGCTCTG encodes:
- a CDS encoding EAL domain-containing protein translates to MSGLTGPFIAILILQAIVASASLYVLSTVRAFVAGESQWTKGQKDAIHYLGQYVATGEGRMYEQFQQALQIPLADREARLLIEAPEPNLAGARDAFLRGGNHPSDVAGLIWMLRLFRDYDILREPIRHWIQGDEYLQRLDALSREIRAGYLAGGVTPGMVQRWQRLIDEIDVGVTPAATDFSAAMGDSSRRIMGWLLWLNVATVLALIALTLAHTRQLMGQRRQVEATLEAEREQARTTLAAIGDGIVTTDLHGNVRYMNPAAESLLARTREASVGMPLAELLHMGHQGGANALPGGAETATHSSIAQLLERALHGTAGLHDERPHRIVRPDASTVPVTLVGSPLMSQGQLDGAVLVLHDVTREQQYLEQLAWQASHDTLTGLVNRREFERRLGLLLARPRASEVAGALLYIDLDQFKVINDTCGHPAGDEMLREVCRMLQRGLREGDTLARLGGDEFGVLLQDCPHEVAERIAEQIRHHAQELRLPWGARILRTGLSIGLVHLTADLTSLQEVLRVADMACYGAKERGRNTVYVYQLQDAAMSRHLDDMHWVQRIRQALEQNHFQLYMQEIAPLRACGDGGLHVEVLLRLQGDGGQAIFPGEFVPAAERFGLAQALDRWVLEHTFAALAARRRQPQGRPITLCAINLSGTSVGDETLLEYLRDQMARHGVLADQLCFEVTETAAIAHLPNAIRLIRELKQQGCHFALDDFGAGMSSFTYLRHLPVDYLKIDGALVRDMLEDPANRAMVEMINHIGHVMGKQTIAEFAETPAILEALRAMGVDHAQGHAIGRPQPMPQAFALAPTEAPGPHAPSPEGSAPLAERFAGGGAASGLSG
- a CDS encoding YgiQ family radical SAM protein is translated as MNAPVDVSFFARAAKPLTSYRPYWAKRFGTAPFLPMSRTEMERLGWDSCDVILVTGDAYVDHPSFGMAVIGRTLEAQGFRVGIIAQPDWQSADAFKALGRPNLFWGVTAGNMDSMINRYTADRKIRSDDAYTPGDVGGKRPDRAAIVYSQRCREAYKDVPIILGGIEGSLRRIAHYDYWSDKVRRSVVVDAKCDLLLYGNAERALVEVAHRLAAREPVEQITDVRGTAFVRRPDDETGQGWFEIDSTSVDEPGRVEAHVNPYMTTSEQAAAQGTTCSKEDAPDSIASKAMDTRAQGQNGLKSAEPNPAIQPMLFVANPNLKAKLKVPPRERSVIRLPSYEQVRSDPVLYAHANRVLHLETNPGNARALVQAHGEGPTARDVWINPPPIPLTTAEMDYVFDLHYARGPHPSYADENGSHDGATKIPAWEMIRFSVNIMRGCFGGCTFCSITEHEGRIIQSRSEDSIIQEIEDIRDKVSGFTGTISDLGGPTANMYRLGCKTPEIEAACRKPSCVYPGICQNLTTDHGPLIKIYRRGRALKGIKKILIGSGLRYDLAVKSPEYVKELVQHHVGGYLKIAPEHTEQGPLTKMMKPGIGSYDKFKQMFEQFSEEAGKKQFLIPYFIAAHPGTSDEDMMHLAIWLKKNGFRADQVQTFYPSPMATATAMYHSNKNPLRKITRDSETVDIVRGDKRRRLHKAFLRYHDPNNWPLLRDALKAMGRADLIGNGKHHLIPTFQPMTDGSYQSARRKNSTVAPVTAQRKAAPAKGVAFNKAAQQPVAGRMLTQHTGLPPRAGLAGKPAGGAPSGKTFRKGR